One genomic region from Pyxicephalus adspersus chromosome 1, UCB_Pads_2.0, whole genome shotgun sequence encodes:
- the CLDN34 gene encoding claudin-34 yields MPYLAHTAHLQLGGFAFATVGWILGFLATGLVQWRVWYVTNTTVITSGTAWVGIWRTCFFSHILVSQNQKVMYCQEYSMTDSFVPREIFVAQGLMLTATILGAMGKAASVSGLKHVYHGTSHINRILQWFTLCGILYILTSIIILIPVAWNMHSVVNNFSIHFPSTYYMPSSPQRQEVGAGICLGIVSAIFYFWSGIFFLAYKLPQLTNNTVFPVSYTDSVLSDNFSMTSMDMERSASFASLTSFGSAPLNCDGIKNEAFEWDAGELL; encoded by the coding sequence ATGCCGTACCTGGCCCATACAGCCCATCTTCAACTTGGGGGATTTGCTTTTGCTACAGTGGGCTGGATTTTGGGTTTCCTTGCGACAGGACTTGTGCAATGGAGGGTGTGGTATGTGACCAACACCACTGTGATTACCTCTGGCACTGCTTGGGTTGGCATCTGGCGGACGTGTTTCTTCAGTCACATCTTGGTGTCTCAAAACCAAAAAGTCATGTACTGCCAAGAATACAGTATGACAGACTCTTTTGTGCCACGTGAAATATTTGTGGCACAAGGTCTTATGTTGACTGCTACAATCCTTGGAGCAATGGGCAAAGCTGCTTCTGTCTCTGGACTAAAACACGTTTATCATGGTACAAGTCATATCAACAGGATTCTTCAGTGGTTTACATTATGTGGAATTTTGTACATTCTCACCAGTATTATCATTCTCATTCCCGTGGCTTGGAATATGCACTCTGTTGTTAATAATTTTAGTATTCATTTCCCCAGCACTTATTACATGCCCTCCAGTCCGCAGAGGCAGGAAGTTGGTGCTGGCATTTGTCTGGGAATTGTTTCTGCCATCTTCTATTTTTGGAGTGGGATCTTTTTCCTTGCCTACAAGCTACCTCAACTCACTAACAACACCGTTTTCCCAGTAAGTTATACTGATTCTGTATTGTCTGACAATTTCAGTATGACCTCCATGGATATGGAAAGGTCTGCAAGCTTTGCTTCACTAACCAGTTTTGGAAGTGCACCTTTAAATTGTGATGGAATTAAAAATGAGGCTTTTGAATGGGATGCAGGTGAACTTCTATAA